TTGAAGGAACTCCCATACCTGAAGCACAAACTGATACCCTATTTCCATTATAGTATCCGGTATACATTAGAACGTTTCTTACATCTGAAACAAGTTCAACATTTTCTAAGTATTTATCAGCAATATATTTTGCCCGTAATGGATCTCCAGGCATTAAAACTAGTTTTGCAAAAGCGCCATCTTTTGCGTTTATATGTGGTGTCATAAATCTCCTTTATATTTTAAATTCATACAATAATAATTTTACTATTAAAAATAAAAAGCAAGTACTTTATTATGGCACTTGATTTAAATTTGTTATTAACTTTGCCCCACAATTTATTAGTTCGATATTATCATTTTTATCATCATTTTCCAAAACAAAGCAGAAAACATCTTTTCCTTGTTCAATAAAATTATCAACAATTGGCATCATTTTGTGGTCTGTCGATGAAATGAGTACTAAGCTTTTGGAAACTGAGCTTAAAATTCGATTTCTCGCAAACAATGACTTTCTTGTAGGATGATAAAGATTGGGATATTCGCTAATTAGTAGAACATTGGGGTTATCAAATAATTTTGGATTGCATATTGATTTAAAATATTCAATACCACAATTTAAAACAATAATTAATTTTTGCTCACTTTCTATGATTTTTTGGGCAATTTTGCTATCAAATCCAGCTCATAATTCAGTAACATAGACATAATTTCGTTCTTTAAAATCTAAATTTTCTAAAATTTTATTAGCGGCTGCTGTTTCATAATTTCCAGTCAAACAAATTTTGTTTTTTTCATATAAAATGTCAATATTGCCATAATAATAAAGAATAAAAGGTGGTTTATGCAAATAGTTAAAAAGGTCGGGATAGTGTTCATCTAAAATACTAATATATTCACGGTCTTTGATATTGTCTAAGTTTATATAATCAAGCATTTTTGGCTCTTCAATTTCTTCATATGATTTAATAGCTTTGTAGATGCTATCTCAATCACCGGAATATTTCATACTAAAATATATTAAAAGGTCATTCATTTTTTTCTCCTAATCTAAATTTAGTTGAAAAAATAACATAAGTTGCAAAATGACGAAAAAAATAAGAAAAAAGATCGGGAGGCGACCTTTTTCTTTACACTATAAACCGCTTTTTGTACTAC
The sequence above is a segment of the [Mycoplasma] phocae genome. Coding sequences within it:
- a CDS encoding DNA-processing protein DprA, translated to MNDLLIYFSMKYSGDWDSIYKAIKSYEEIEEPKMLDYINLDNIKDREYISILDEHYPDLFNYLHKPPFILYYYGNIDILYEKNKICLTGNYETAAANKILENLDFKERNYVYVTELWAGFDSKIAQKIIESEQKLIIVLNCGIEYFKSICNPKLFDNPNVLLISEYPNLYHPTRKSLFARNRILSSVSKSLVLISSTDHKMMPIVDNFIEQGKDVFCFVLENDDKNDNIELINCGAKLITNLNQVP